A part of Saccharomyces cerevisiae S288C chromosome XIV, complete sequence genomic DNA contains:
- the VPS75 gene encoding Vps75p (NAP family histone chaperone; binds to histones and Rtt109p, stimulating histone acetyltransferase activity; possesses nucleosome assembly activity in vitro; proposed role in vacuolar protein sorting and in double-strand break repair; protein abundance increases in response to DNA replication stress; relocalizes to the cytosol in response to hypoxia), which yields MMSDQENENEHAKAFLGLAKCEEEVDAIEREVELYRLNKMKPVYEKRDAYIDEIAEFWKIVLSQHVSFANYIRASDFKYIDTIDKIKVEWLALESEMYDTRDFSITFHFHGIEGDFKEQQVTKVFQIKKGKDDQEDGILTSEPVPIEWPQSYDSINPDLIKDKRSPEGKKKYRQGMKTIFGWFRWTGLKPGKEFPHGDSLASLFSEEIYPFCVKYYAEAQRDLEDEEGESGLSADGDSEDDDGSLGEVDLPLSDEEPSSKKRKV from the coding sequence TGCAAAAGCATTCTTAGGATTGGCTAAATGCGAAGAAGAAGTGGACGCTATTGAACGTGAGGTAGAATTATACAGattgaacaaaatgaagCCTGTTTATGAAAAGAGGGACGCGTATATTGACGAAATTGCAGAGTTCTGGAAAATTGTGCTTTCACAACACGTTAGTTTTGCGAATTACATAAGGGCTTCAGATTTTAAATACATTGACACTATAGATAAGATCAAAGTAGAATGGCTGGCATTGGAGTCTGAAATGTACGACACTAGAGATTTTAGTATAACATTCCATTTCCATGGAATTGAGGGAGACTTCAAAGAGCAGCAAGTCACCAAGGTGttccaaatcaaaaaaggCAAAGATGACCAAGAAGACGGGATACTGACTAGTGAGCCCGTTCCAATTGAGTGGCCCCAGAGTTACGACTCGATAAACCCGGACTTGATCAAAGACAAACGCAGTCCAGAgggtaaaaaaaagtacagACAGGGAATGAAAACCATATTTGGCTGGTTCAGATGGACCGGCCTAAAACCCGGGAAGGAGTTCCCGCACGGCGACTCATTGGCGTCATTGTTCAGTGAAGAGATCTACCCTTTTTGTGTGAAGTACTATGCTGAGGCCCAGAGGGACTTGGAAGACGAAGAAGGAGAATCCGGGTTAAGCGCAGATGGCGACAGCGAGGATGACGATGGCAGTCTCGGTGAGGTGGACTTGCCACTATCCGACGAGGAACCAAGCTCtaagaaaaggaaagttTAG
- the SUI1 gene encoding translation initiation factor eIF1 (Translation initiation factor eIF1; component of complex involved in recognition of initiator codon; modulates translation accuracy at initiation phase by discriminating against suboptimal initiation sites to prevent excessive uORF translation genome-wide), producing MSIENLKSFDPFADTGDDETATSNYIHIRIQQRNGRKTLTTVQGVPEEYDLKRILKVLKKDFACNGNIVKDPEMGEIIQLQGDQRAKVCEFMISQLGLQKKNIKIHGF from the coding sequence ATGTCCATTGAGAATCTGAAATCATTTGATCCTTTCGCCGACACAGGAGACGACGAAACCGCCACTTCAAACTATATTCATATTCGTATCCAACAGAGAAATGGTAGAAAAACTTTAACTACGGTGCAAGGTGTCCCAGAGGAATATGATTTAAAGAGAATTCTTAAGGTCCTAAAGAAGGACTTTGCATGTAATGGTAACATTGTCAAGGATCCAGAAATGGGGGAGATTATTCAGTTGCAGGGTGACCAAAGAGCAAAGGTTTGCGAATTTATGATCTCCCAACTGGGAttgcaaaagaagaacattaAAATTCATGGGTTTTAA
- the CWC25 gene encoding U2-type spliceosomal complex subunit CWC25 (Splicing factor required for the first step of pre-mRNA splicing; binding to the spliceosome requires Prp2p and Yju2p; heat-stable protein; has similarity to S. pombe Cwf25p) gives MGSGDLNLLKSWNPKLMKNRKKVWETEQDLITEQQKLNTRLKEIEKERELNELLNESSKDKPETLKNDLALKKSGLEWMYQDAKLSDEKEDYLLGKKKLDSSILNQPATPPVRAATTISASGAATSISSQKKKSKLLKDDPMSKFKVTKQQRRTPDSTKKRAMSQRGKPLSKPAPDLDY, from the coding sequence ATGGGGTCGGGCGATTTGAATCTGTTGAAATCATGGAATCCCAAGCTTAtgaaaaatagaaaaaaagtatggGAGACCGAACAGGATCTAATTACCGAACAGCAGAAGCTTAACACGCgattgaaagaaattgaaaaagaacgAGAACTAAATGAACTGCTGAACGAATCGAGCAAGGATAAGCCGGAGACTCTCAAGAATGACTTGGCTTTGAAGAAGTCGGGCTTGGAATGGATGTATCAGGATGCAAAACTGAGTGACGAAAAGGAAGACTATTTATTaggtaagaaaaaactAGATTCATCTATACTAAACCAACCTGCAACACCGCCTGTAAGGGCGGCCACTACTATTTCCGCTTCTGGTGCCGCAACATCCATAAGTTcgcagaagaagaagtcaAAATTGCTTAAAGATGATCCAATGAGTAAGTTTAAGGTAACTAaacaacaaagaagaactcCAGActcaacaaaaaaaagagcaatGTCGCAACGAGGGAAACCGTTGTCCAAGCCCGCTCCGGACCTAGACTACTAa